One Bacillus sp. FJAT-45350 genomic window carries:
- the prfA gene encoding peptide chain release factor 1 has product MFERLQSVEDRYDRLNELLSDPDVISDSTKLRDYSKEQSSIEETVQVYREYKEVVSQHKDAKAMLEDKLDNEMYEMVKEELSELSDRKEELEGRLKILLLPKDPNDDKNVIVEIRGAAGGDEAQLFAGDLYKMYSRFAEVQGWKTEVIEANSTELGGYKEIIFMVNGNGAYSKLKYENGAHRVQRVPTTESGGRIHTSTATVAVLAEAEEVEVDIHDKDIRVDTFTSSGPGGQSVNTTMSAVRLTHLPTGTVVSCQDEKSQIKNKEKAMKVLRARVYDKFRQEAQAEYDEHRKSAVGTGDRSERIRTYNFPQSRVTDHRIGLTIQKLDQILQGKIDEIIDALIMHEQSEMMKNAEE; this is encoded by the coding sequence GTGTTTGAACGTTTACAATCGGTCGAAGACCGTTATGACAGATTAAATGAACTATTAAGTGATCCGGATGTTATTAGTGATTCAACGAAACTTCGTGATTATTCTAAAGAGCAATCAAGCATAGAAGAGACTGTTCAAGTGTATCGTGAGTACAAAGAAGTAGTCAGTCAACATAAAGATGCTAAAGCAATGCTAGAAGATAAGTTAGATAACGAAATGTACGAAATGGTAAAAGAAGAATTAAGTGAGCTTTCTGATCGAAAAGAAGAATTAGAAGGACGCTTAAAGATTTTATTATTACCAAAAGACCCGAACGATGATAAAAACGTTATTGTTGAGATTCGTGGGGCTGCTGGCGGTGATGAGGCTCAATTATTTGCTGGGGACTTATATAAGATGTATAGTCGCTTTGCCGAAGTTCAAGGCTGGAAAACAGAAGTCATTGAGGCAAATTCAACTGAGCTTGGTGGTTATAAAGAGATTATCTTTATGGTGAATGGTAATGGAGCTTATTCAAAGCTGAAGTATGAAAATGGAGCTCACCGTGTACAACGTGTACCGACGACAGAATCAGGTGGACGCATTCATACATCAACTGCAACAGTCGCTGTTTTAGCTGAAGCAGAAGAGGTTGAAGTAGACATTCATGATAAAGACATCCGTGTGGACACATTTACGTCAAGTGGACCAGGGGGACAGAGTGTAAATACAACGATGTCAGCTGTTCGTTTAACTCACTTACCGACTGGAACGGTTGTATCTTGTCAGGATGAAAAATCACAGATTAAAAACAAAGAAAAAGCGATGAAGGTATTACGTGCACGTGTATACGATAAGTTCAGGCAAGAGGCTCAAGCTGAGTATGATGAGCATCGTAAATCAGCAGTGGGTACTGGGGACCGTTCTGAACGTATCCGTACGTATAACTTCCCGCAAAGCCGTGTAACAGATCATCGTATTGGTTTAACAATTCAAAAACTAGACCAAATTCTGCAAGGGAAGATAGATGAAATCATTGATGCTCTTATTATGCATGAGCAATCTGAAATGATGAAGAACGCAGAAGAATAA
- the prmC gene encoding peptide chain release factor N(5)-glutamine methyltransferase: protein MKVFEALKWASSFLEEKGQEAPIGEILLKYHMQWNRTTLMMNMHEFLPEESQQRFIKDVEKAATGIPVQYITGEEQFYGRTFRVNKEVLIPRPETEELVVGIIERLPKRENLRLVDVGTGSGAIAITLSLEVPELTVTAIDIAKESLEVAESNAKNLRANVQFQEGDLLKSLINEGEKVDIVVSNPPYIPLEDVKQLAVNVRDYEPWRALVGGEDGYQFYRRFMDEIPQIINPNGLIAFEVGVGQGETVANMLKKTFPTAKVEVVNDINGKDRMVFAELNN, encoded by the coding sequence ATGAAAGTATTTGAAGCTCTGAAATGGGCTTCTTCTTTTTTAGAAGAAAAAGGACAAGAAGCCCCAATTGGAGAAATTTTATTGAAATATCATATGCAGTGGAACCGTACGACATTGATGATGAATATGCATGAATTTTTACCGGAAGAGTCACAGCAACGATTTATAAAAGATGTTGAAAAGGCAGCTACTGGTATTCCTGTTCAGTATATTACGGGGGAAGAACAATTTTACGGTCGAACGTTCCGTGTAAATAAAGAAGTTCTCATTCCACGTCCAGAGACGGAAGAGTTAGTTGTAGGAATAATTGAACGTCTTCCAAAGAGGGAAAATTTACGTCTAGTAGATGTAGGTACAGGGAGTGGAGCAATTGCAATAACTCTCTCTCTAGAAGTTCCTGAGCTCACTGTAACTGCGATTGATATTGCAAAGGAATCCTTAGAAGTCGCGGAAAGTAATGCTAAGAATCTAAGGGCCAATGTACAATTCCAAGAAGGTGATTTACTAAAGTCTCTCATAAATGAAGGTGAGAAAGTCGATATTGTAGTTTCAAACCCCCCGTATATCCCATTAGAGGATGTAAAGCAGCTAGCAGTCAATGTACGAGACTACGAACCATGGCGTGCCCTTGTTGGTGGGGAAGACGGCTACCAATTTTACCGTCGCTTCATGGATGAAATCCCACAAATCATCAATCCTAATGGACTCATTGCCTTTGAAGTAGGAGTAGGCCAAGGAGAAACAGTAGCCAACATGCTAAAAAAAACATTCCCAACTGCCAAGGTTGAAGTAGTGAATGATATAAATGGGAAGGATAGAATGGTTTTTGCAGAGCTTAATAATTAA
- the spoIIR gene encoding stage II sporulation protein R, giving the protein MNQKVIIYLLFSLFVLMLNWESQKSMAVATFHQEVNQDEAIRLRILANSDSIKDQWLKREIRNEVNEAITEWVETMYSLEDAKDVIVSNIPEIEAIVAELLESVGMNQDFTVEFNEVQFPTKLYGNLVYPAGEYDAVLITLGEGNGENWWCVLFPPLCFVDFANGDAVEHEADTDNDSEQKDVEVQFFVVEMISGLLDWFKK; this is encoded by the coding sequence ATGAATCAAAAAGTTATTATTTATCTATTATTCTCTTTATTCGTTTTAATGTTAAACTGGGAAAGTCAAAAAAGCATGGCAGTTGCTACGTTTCATCAAGAAGTAAATCAAGATGAGGCAATTCGCCTTCGTATTTTAGCTAATAGCGATTCAATCAAGGATCAGTGGCTAAAGCGAGAAATTCGTAATGAAGTAAATGAAGCAATTACAGAGTGGGTAGAGACGATGTATTCTCTAGAAGATGCAAAAGATGTTATTGTCTCGAACATTCCTGAGATAGAAGCTATTGTAGCCGAACTACTTGAAAGTGTTGGCATGAATCAAGATTTCACAGTTGAATTTAATGAAGTACAATTTCCTACTAAGTTATATGGGAATCTAGTATATCCAGCTGGTGAGTATGATGCAGTATTAATTACATTAGGTGAAGGAAACGGGGAAAACTGGTGGTGTGTATTATTCCCTCCTCTATGTTTTGTAGACTTCGCGAATGGTGATGCTGTAGAGCATGAAGCTGATACTGATAATGACTCTGAACAAAAAGATGTAGAAGTACAATTCTTCGTTGTTGAAATGATTTCTGGTTTACTAGATTGGTTTAAAAAATAA
- a CDS encoding GNAT family N-acetyltransferase, protein MGIVIRIAEEKDLLPIQRLVAKAGLSEQGIENNIGDFLVVEDTNKQIVGTVGIERLGLDGLLRSLVIKTEKSNAKIGLEFVELAIAYAKQQNIQNLFLLTNKSVQFFEYLGFEVVDDEEIPSHIKDSSHFKQYVKGVTKVLSCEL, encoded by the coding sequence ATGGGAATCGTTATTCGTATTGCAGAAGAGAAGGATTTATTACCAATTCAAAGACTAGTTGCTAAAGCTGGTTTATCGGAGCAAGGAATTGAGAATAATATTGGAGATTTCTTAGTTGTAGAGGATACAAATAAGCAAATCGTCGGAACGGTTGGAATTGAACGTTTAGGACTCGATGGGTTATTACGTTCCCTAGTGATTAAGACTGAGAAGAGTAATGCTAAAATTGGTCTTGAATTTGTAGAATTAGCAATTGCTTATGCGAAACAGCAAAACATTCAAAACTTATTTCTACTCACAAATAAATCGGTACAGTTCTTTGAATATCTAGGCTTTGAAGTAGTTGATGATGAAGAAATTCCAAGCCATATTAAGGATTCAAGTCATTTTAAGCAATACGTTAAGGGTGTAACAAAAGTGTTGTCTTGTGAATTATAG
- a CDS encoding L-threonylcarbamoyladenylate synthase, whose amino-acid sequence MSYKQTNYWNVDKGLTIEAERELIKEAALWIKKGEVVAFPTETVYGLGGNALDDEAIEKIFLAKGRPSDNPLIVHVANSEQLEEFVEFIPDKAKNLMKEFWPGPLTIILPKKEGISNRVTAGLDTVAVRIPDHPVALALLEEANVPVAAPSANLSGKPSPTTGEHVFYDLNGRIAGIVDGGATGVGVESTVVDCTVDIPMILRPGGVTKEQLMEVIGEVTVDPALHEESVAPKSPGVKYTHYAPKATLTVVNDFPNKIEELVQEQKQKGYKVGVLTTDENTTFYQKADLVLPCGSRNDLLSVATNLYDVLRSFDKIELDYIYAEPFPKEGVGVAIMNRLEKAAGGRVI is encoded by the coding sequence GTGAGTTATAAACAAACAAATTATTGGAATGTGGATAAAGGACTAACAATAGAAGCTGAACGTGAGTTAATAAAGGAAGCAGCCCTGTGGATAAAAAAAGGAGAGGTTGTAGCCTTTCCAACAGAGACTGTTTACGGATTAGGTGGAAACGCTTTGGACGATGAAGCAATTGAAAAAATTTTTTTAGCTAAGGGGCGTCCGAGTGACAATCCATTAATAGTCCATGTGGCAAATAGTGAGCAGTTAGAAGAGTTTGTTGAATTTATTCCTGATAAAGCGAAGAATTTAATGAAGGAATTTTGGCCTGGGCCGTTAACGATTATCTTACCGAAGAAAGAAGGGATTTCAAATAGAGTGACTGCAGGACTTGATACGGTTGCAGTGCGTATTCCCGATCATCCAGTTGCTCTAGCCTTGCTAGAGGAGGCAAATGTTCCTGTGGCAGCACCGAGTGCTAATCTTTCTGGCAAACCCAGTCCAACTACAGGTGAGCATGTTTTCTATGATTTAAATGGTAGAATTGCTGGAATTGTGGATGGGGGAGCAACTGGAGTGGGCGTTGAATCAACGGTTGTTGACTGCACTGTAGACATTCCTATGATTTTACGACCTGGTGGTGTTACAAAAGAACAGTTAATGGAAGTCATTGGAGAGGTAACGGTCGATCCTGCATTGCATGAAGAAAGCGTTGCCCCAAAATCACCTGGAGTAAAATACACCCATTATGCACCGAAAGCAACATTAACAGTCGTGAATGACTTTCCCAATAAAATAGAAGAACTAGTTCAAGAACAAAAGCAAAAAGGATATAAGGTTGGTGTATTAACAACGGACGAAAATACTACTTTCTATCAGAAGGCAGACCTTGTTTTGCCATGTGGTTCAAGAAATGATCTCCTGTCAGTTGCGACAAATCTCTATGATGTACTCAGAAGCTTTGACAAAATTGAATTAGATTACATCTACGCAGAACCCTTTCCAAAGGAAGGTGTAGGCGTTGCGATTATGAATCGGTTGGAAAAAGCAGCGGGAGGGAGGGTTATTTAG
- a CDS encoding manganese efflux pump MntP, translating into MVGEVITLLIMATALGMDAFSIALGMGMIGLRYRQIFQIGITIGAFHIIMPLLGIVAGKLLSNYFGVLATIIGGGLLLLIGLQMIYSSLRGDEDGETKLAPIGIGLFLFAISVSLDSFSAGLSLGMLGAKTVITVVAFGVMSMILSWIGLIMGKKFKGVIGSYGELLGGCILIAFGVKLLLP; encoded by the coding sequence ATGGTTGGTGAAGTGATTACTCTATTAATTATGGCTACGGCACTTGGGATGGATGCTTTTTCTATAGCTCTTGGTATGGGAATGATCGGGTTACGTTATAGACAAATCTTTCAAATAGGTATAACAATAGGTGCTTTTCATATTATCATGCCGCTACTGGGCATTGTTGCAGGGAAGCTTTTATCTAATTATTTTGGTGTGTTGGCGACAATTATTGGAGGGGGCCTTCTTTTACTCATAGGATTACAAATGATCTATTCTTCATTACGTGGTGATGAGGATGGCGAGACTAAATTGGCACCAATTGGGATTGGTTTATTTCTATTTGCCATAAGTGTAAGTCTTGATAGTTTTTCAGCAGGACTAAGTTTAGGAATGCTTGGGGCAAAAACTGTTATTACAGTAGTAGCGTTTGGTGTGATGAGTATGATTTTATCTTGGATTGGTTTAATAATGGGCAAGAAGTTTAAAGGTGTCATAGGCTCTTACGGGGAGCTGCTCGGTGGTTGTATATTAATAGCTTTTGGGGTGAAATTATTACTGCCATAA
- a CDS encoding low molecular weight protein arginine phosphatase, which yields MERVLFVCTGNTCRSPMAEALLKMKASDRIEVKSAGVHALPTSDASPNSKQVLVEKGIPFNHSSQQITEELINWADIVLTMTEGHQMLISQHFPKATRKIATLKEFVHKGDLVNKDISDPFGGSIEVYRQTAKEIENLLDKMLEDN from the coding sequence ATGGAACGAGTGTTATTTGTATGCACCGGAAATACGTGTCGAAGCCCAATGGCTGAAGCGTTATTGAAAATGAAAGCAAGTGATCGAATTGAAGTGAAATCTGCAGGTGTTCATGCATTACCTACAAGTGATGCATCACCGAATTCGAAGCAAGTGTTAGTTGAAAAGGGAATTCCTTTTAACCACAGTTCACAACAAATAACTGAAGAATTGATTAATTGGGCTGATATCGTATTAACAATGACGGAAGGCCATCAAATGTTAATCAGTCAACATTTCCCTAAAGCAACTAGAAAAATTGCAACATTAAAAGAGTTTGTACATAAAGGAGACTTGGTTAATAAAGATATATCCGATCCCTTTGGAGGCTCAATTGAAGTTTATCGTCAAACCGCTAAAGAGATAGAGAATTTATTAGACAAAATGTTAGAAGATAACTAA
- a CDS encoding methyl-accepting chemotaxis protein gives MGEKKSYGFSIRKKLVLGISGLAIITFGFSAVFIFFLADYLEGALNIRGDAFIAFTLIQGVFWSAVLGFIAAPLITKPLSELEEAARRAANGDIRKNVKVSKSDDEIRALGLAYNDMLDSLRNMVRDIEGNFQETNNKVGEITNASRAASEKADSISRTVEEIATGAENSANAIQNTAESMEEVTQIAERVQMQTRESIRSSDQMVTTLGDSRTVIDSLVGGIKQLAEDNQVSLKAVARLDEQAKRVEEIISLVGDIAGQTNLLALNASIEAARAGEQGKGFAVVADEVRNLADESSKAVQGISKLIHDIQLEVKNVVNQISEQVKAANEQSERGTDTNQAIGEMEKSIHEVTGVIHEISELINNQMSVIMNTARETQEVAAIAEETSAGAIEVNLTTEQQSEVIEEVAATANELSNQAKQLKATIEKFSI, from the coding sequence TTGGGAGAGAAGAAGAGCTATGGGTTTAGCATAAGAAAGAAACTGGTGCTAGGGATTAGTGGGCTAGCGATTATTACCTTTGGATTTAGTGCTGTATTTATCTTTTTTCTAGCTGACTATTTAGAAGGAGCACTGAATATTCGTGGAGATGCTTTTATAGCATTCACGTTAATTCAAGGTGTATTTTGGAGTGCTGTATTGGGCTTTATTGCTGCACCGTTAATTACAAAGCCTCTAAGTGAATTAGAGGAGGCTGCAAGACGTGCCGCGAATGGAGATATTAGGAAAAATGTTAAGGTTTCTAAATCTGATGATGAGATTCGTGCTTTAGGGTTAGCCTATAATGATATGCTAGATAGTCTACGTAATATGGTTCGTGATATTGAGGGGAACTTCCAAGAAACGAATAATAAGGTTGGAGAAATTACGAATGCATCGCGAGCAGCATCTGAAAAAGCAGATAGCATAAGTAGAACAGTCGAAGAAATTGCGACTGGTGCTGAAAATTCCGCAAATGCAATTCAAAATACAGCAGAGTCTATGGAAGAAGTAACTCAAATTGCTGAACGGGTTCAAATGCAAACAAGAGAGTCTATTCGTTCCTCGGATCAAATGGTTACAACGTTAGGAGATAGTCGTACAGTGATTGATTCACTTGTAGGCGGGATTAAGCAATTAGCGGAAGATAATCAAGTTTCCTTAAAGGCGGTTGCTCGCTTAGATGAACAAGCAAAACGAGTTGAAGAAATTATTTCTCTTGTAGGAGATATTGCAGGTCAAACAAATCTTCTTGCATTAAATGCCTCTATTGAAGCTGCACGTGCCGGAGAGCAAGGAAAAGGCTTTGCAGTTGTAGCAGACGAGGTTCGTAATTTAGCTGATGAAAGTTCAAAAGCAGTGCAAGGAATTTCTAAGCTAATTCATGATATTCAATTAGAAGTAAAAAATGTAGTAAATCAAATAAGTGAACAAGTAAAAGCAGCTAATGAACAGTCAGAAAGAGGAACAGATACAAATCAAGCGATTGGTGAAATGGAAAAGTCTATACATGAAGTAACTGGTGTCATTCATGAAATTTCAGAATTGATTAACAATCAAATGTCTGTCATTATGAATACAGCGAGAGAAACTCAAGAGGTAGCAGCAATTGCCGAGGAAACATCAGCTGGAGCGATCGAAGTTAACCTGACTACTGAACAGCAATCAGAGGTGATTGAAGAGGTAGCGGCAACAGCAAATGAATTATCAAATCAAGCGAAACAACTTAAAGCAACAATTGAGAAATTCTCAATATAG
- the rpiB gene encoding ribose 5-phosphate isomerase B — MKVVIGSDHGGFSIKEEIKALMDEMGIKYEDVGCDCTTSVDYPDYAVPVAEKVANEEADRGILICGTGIGMSIAANKVKGIRCALVHDLFSAKATREHNDSNVLAMGERVIGPGLAREIAKVWLETEYEGGRHANRVGKITEYENR, encoded by the coding sequence ATGAAAGTAGTAATTGGTTCAGATCATGGTGGTTTTTCAATTAAAGAAGAAATTAAAGCCTTAATGGATGAAATGGGTATTAAATACGAGGATGTAGGTTGTGACTGCACAACGTCTGTAGACTATCCAGACTATGCGGTTCCAGTAGCTGAAAAAGTAGCGAATGAAGAAGCAGATAGAGGAATTTTAATTTGTGGAACAGGGATTGGAATGTCAATTGCTGCGAATAAGGTTAAGGGCATTCGTTGTGCTTTAGTTCATGACCTTTTTAGTGCAAAAGCAACGAGAGAACATAATGATAGTAATGTGTTAGCAATGGGAGAGCGTGTTATCGGCCCAGGTCTTGCTAGAGAAATTGCAAAAGTATGGCTAGAAACTGAATATGAGGGCGGTAGACATGCAAACCGTGTAGGGAAAATTACGGAGTATGAAAATCGCTAA
- a CDS encoding TIGR01440 family protein, with translation MNRLIEGIKTQLNQVLQDLNQAMPLSDQHLLVLGTSTSEVVGEHIGSKGSAEIAEALFSIFKLFQQQTGVQLAFQCCEHLNRALVIERSTARKFGYEEVTVIPVKEAGGSMSTYAYQRFDNPVVVESIKADAGIDIGDTFIGMHLKHVAVPVRSKTKMIGSAHVTLAKTRPKLIGGNRAVYPELAEHEKCD, from the coding sequence ATGAATCGATTAATTGAGGGAATCAAAACTCAACTAAATCAAGTATTGCAAGACTTGAATCAAGCTATGCCACTATCTGATCAGCACCTTCTAGTACTTGGGACAAGCACTAGTGAGGTAGTAGGTGAACATATTGGCTCCAAGGGATCTGCTGAAATAGCTGAAGCCCTTTTTTCTATATTCAAATTATTCCAACAACAAACAGGTGTCCAATTAGCCTTTCAATGCTGTGAACACTTAAATAGAGCTCTTGTTATAGAGCGATCAACTGCACGTAAATTTGGTTATGAAGAAGTTACGGTTATTCCAGTAAAGGAAGCAGGGGGCTCGATGTCTACATATGCTTATCAACGGTTTGATAATCCAGTAGTAGTTGAATCTATTAAGGCAGATGCAGGCATTGATATAGGAGATACCTTTATCGGAATGCATCTGAAACATGTAGCTGTGCCAGTTCGAAGTAAAACGAAAATGATAGGTTCAGCTCATGTAACCCTTGCAAAAACAAGACCAAAGTTAATTGGTGGAAATCGTGCAGTGTACCCTGAATTAGCAGAACATGAAAAATGTGATTAA
- the glyA gene encoding serine hydroxymethyltransferase: protein MESLKKQDPKVFEAVQLELGRQRDKIELIASENFVSTAVMETQGSVLTNKYAEGYPGRRYYGGCEYVDIAEDLARDRAKEIFGAEHVNVQPHSGAQANMGVYFTILEHGDTVLGMNLSHGGHLTHGSPVNFSGVQYNFIEYGVDEKTQVLDYDVIMELAKEHKPKLIVAGASAYPRQIDFAKFREIADAVGAYLMVDMAHIAGLVAAGLHPSPVPYAEFVTTTTHKTLRGPRGGMILCKEEFAKKIDKSMFPGLQGGPLMHVIAAKAVAFGEALQDDFKVYAEQIIKNAKRLGEKLSSEGINLVSGGTDNHLLLLDLRSLGLTGKVAEHALDEVGVTTNKNTIPFDPESPFVTSGIRIGTAAVTSRGLDEEAMDEIGEIIALTLKNIEDEAKLQEAKDRVAALTKKFPMYPELG from the coding sequence ATGGAATCGTTAAAGAAACAAGACCCAAAAGTATTTGAAGCGGTGCAACTAGAATTAGGTAGACAACGAGATAAAATTGAATTAATTGCTTCTGAAAACTTTGTAAGTACAGCAGTAATGGAAACTCAAGGTTCCGTATTAACAAATAAATACGCAGAAGGTTATCCTGGTCGTCGTTACTATGGTGGTTGTGAGTATGTTGATATTGCGGAAGATTTAGCTCGTGACCGTGCGAAAGAAATTTTTGGTGCGGAGCACGTAAACGTACAGCCTCACTCGGGTGCACAAGCGAACATGGGTGTATACTTTACGATTCTAGAACATGGCGATACAGTTCTAGGGATGAACTTATCTCATGGTGGTCACTTAACACATGGTAGCCCTGTAAACTTCAGTGGTGTTCAATATAATTTTATCGAATATGGTGTGGACGAGAAAACACAAGTGCTTGATTATGATGTAATCATGGAGTTAGCAAAAGAGCATAAACCAAAGCTTATTGTTGCTGGTGCAAGTGCATACCCTCGTCAAATTGATTTTGCTAAGTTCCGTGAGATTGCGGATGCAGTTGGTGCATACCTAATGGTTGATATGGCTCACATTGCAGGTCTTGTAGCTGCAGGGCTTCACCCAAGTCCAGTTCCTTATGCGGAGTTTGTAACAACAACAACGCATAAGACATTACGTGGACCTCGTGGTGGTATGATTTTATGTAAAGAAGAATTTGCAAAGAAAATTGATAAATCAATGTTCCCTGGGCTTCAAGGTGGACCATTAATGCACGTTATTGCTGCGAAAGCAGTTGCATTTGGTGAAGCTTTACAAGATGATTTCAAAGTATATGCTGAACAAATTATCAAAAATGCAAAGCGCTTAGGTGAAAAATTGTCAAGCGAAGGGATTAACCTAGTATCAGGTGGAACAGATAATCACCTTTTACTACTAGATCTTCGTAGTCTTGGACTTACAGGAAAAGTAGCAGAGCATGCTCTTGATGAAGTAGGCGTAACAACAAACAAAAACACAATTCCATTCGATCCAGAAAGCCCATTTGTTACAAGTGGTATCCGTATCGGTACGGCAGCGGTAACGTCACGTGGACTTGATGAAGAAGCAATGGATGAAATCGGTGAAATTATTGCTCTAACACTTAAGAACATTGAAGACGAAGCTAAGCTACAAGAAGCAAAAGACCGTGTAGCAGCACTAACAAAGAAATTCCCAATGTACCCAGAGTTAGGTTAA
- the upp gene encoding uracil phosphoribosyltransferase, producing MSKVYVFDHPLIQHKLSYIRDKNTGTKEFRELVDEVAALMAFEITRDLPLKDVIIDTPVGPAPSKLIAGKKLGLVPILRAGLGMVDGILRMIPAAKVGHVGLYRDPETLQPIEYYVKLPTDVNEREFIVIDPMLATGGSAVEAINSLKKRGAENIKLMCLIAAPEGVEIVKEAHPDVDIYLAAMDEKLDEKGYIVPGLGDAGDRLFGTK from the coding sequence ATGAGCAAAGTTTACGTATTTGATCACCCATTAATTCAACATAAGTTATCGTATATTAGAGATAAAAACACAGGTACAAAGGAATTTCGCGAGCTTGTAGATGAAGTTGCTGCATTAATGGCATTTGAAATTACTCGTGACTTACCATTAAAAGATGTCATAATTGATACACCAGTTGGTCCAGCACCATCAAAACTAATTGCAGGAAAAAAACTTGGACTAGTTCCAATTTTACGTGCTGGGTTAGGGATGGTTGATGGGATTCTACGTATGATTCCTGCTGCAAAGGTAGGGCATGTAGGACTATACCGTGACCCGGAAACTTTACAACCTATTGAATACTATGTAAAGTTACCAACTGATGTTAATGAGCGTGAGTTTATTGTGATTGACCCGATGCTAGCAACTGGAGGGTCTGCAGTGGAAGCAATTAATAGCTTAAAGAAGCGCGGTGCAGAAAACATTAAGCTAATGTGTCTAATTGCTGCTCCTGAAGGGGTAGAGATTGTTAAGGAAGCTCATCCTGACGTGGATATATATTTAGCGGCAATGGACGAAAAACTAGATGAAAAAGGTTATATTGTTCCGGGTCTTGGAGACGCAGGAGACCGTCTGTTTGGAACGAAATAA
- the wecB gene encoding non-hydrolyzing UDP-N-acetylglucosamine 2-epimerase, whose product MEDKVKVLTVFGTRPEAIKMAPLVLELEKNDEKIESIVAVTGQHREMLDQVLEIFNVTPDYDLNIMKARQTLVDVTTNALQGLDDVIKKVQPDIVLVHGDTTTTFVAGLAAYYNQVAVGHVEAGLRTWNKLSPFPEEMNRQLTGVIADLHFSPTDKAANNLLEENKQQEAIFITGNTAIDALKTTVNDEYHHPVLEKIGSDRLILLTAHRRENLGEPMKNMFRAIKRLVQENDDVQVVYPVHLNPVVRETADEVLGDDPRIHLIEPLGVLDFHNFASRAEIILTDSGGVQEEAPSLGTPVLVLRDTTERPEGIEAGTLKLAGTEEETIYQLATELLTDKEAYEKMSKASNPYGDGQASRRIVEAILYHFNKRDEKPLPFSPQS is encoded by the coding sequence ATGGAAGACAAGGTAAAGGTACTAACCGTTTTTGGGACAAGGCCGGAAGCGATTAAGATGGCACCGCTTGTTCTTGAGCTTGAAAAGAACGATGAAAAAATAGAATCAATTGTTGCGGTAACGGGACAACATCGAGAAATGCTAGATCAAGTATTAGAGATTTTTAATGTAACTCCAGATTATGACTTGAATATTATGAAGGCTCGACAAACGTTAGTCGATGTTACAACAAATGCGCTTCAAGGATTAGATGATGTAATTAAAAAAGTTCAGCCAGACATTGTATTAGTTCATGGAGATACAACGACCACATTTGTCGCTGGACTTGCAGCTTATTACAATCAAGTGGCTGTTGGACATGTGGAAGCTGGACTAAGAACGTGGAATAAGTTATCTCCTTTCCCTGAAGAGATGAATCGACAATTAACAGGGGTCATAGCGGATCTGCATTTTTCTCCAACTGATAAAGCTGCTAATAATCTTTTGGAAGAAAATAAGCAACAAGAAGCGATTTTTATTACAGGAAATACAGCAATTGATGCGTTGAAGACAACAGTAAATGATGAATATCACCATCCTGTCCTTGAAAAGATAGGTTCTGATCGTTTAATTCTTTTAACTGCACACCGTCGGGAAAACTTAGGAGAACCAATGAAAAATATGTTCCGGGCAATAAAGCGACTAGTGCAAGAAAATGATGATGTTCAAGTTGTTTATCCTGTTCATTTAAATCCTGTTGTAAGAGAAACGGCTGATGAAGTACTGGGAGATGACCCTCGAATTCACTTAATTGAACCGTTAGGCGTTTTAGACTTCCACAACTTTGCGTCTAGAGCGGAGATTATACTAACGGATTCAGGTGGAGTTCAAGAGGAAGCGCCGTCATTAGGTACGCCAGTCCTAGTTCTAAGGGATACGACTGAAAGACCAGAAGGTATAGAAGCGGGAACCTTGAAGCTAGCTGGAACTGAAGAAGAAACAATTTATCAGCTTGCAACAGAACTCCTAACAGATAAAGAGGCTTATGAAAAAATGTCAAAGGCTTCAAATCCATATGGAGATGGACAAGCGTCAAGACGTATTGTAGAAGCAATCCTATATCACTTTAACAAAAGGGATGAGAAACCTCTTCCATTCTCACCTCAATCATAA